Proteins from a single region of Pseudorasbora parva isolate DD20220531a chromosome 22, ASM2467924v1, whole genome shotgun sequence:
- the opn1sw2 gene encoding opsin-1, short-wave-sensitive 2: MKSVPEFQEDFFMPIPLDTNNISAYSPFLVPQDHLGHHAIYMAMAAFTFFLFVAGTSINILTIVCTIQFKKLRSHLNYILVNLAVANLWVSLFGSSLAFVSFWNKYFIFGSLGCKIEGFASTFGGMVSLWSLSVVALERWLVICKPLGNFTFKTHHAIIGCIFPWFFALAAGLPPLFGWSRYIPEGLQCSCGPDWYTTNNKYNNESYVMFLFCFCFAVPFGTILFCYGQLLITLKLAAKAQADSASTQKAEREVTKMVVVMVFGFLLCWGPYASFSLWVISHRGEQFDLRMATIPSVLSKSSTVYNPVIYVLMNKQFRSCMMKMVCGKNIEEDEASTSSQVTQVSSVAPEK; encoded by the exons ATGAAGTCAGTACCCGAGTTTCAAGAAGACTTCTTCATGCCCATCCCTTTAGATACCAACAACATCTCAGCTTACAGCCCTTTTTTGGTTCCCCAGGACCACCTGGGTCACCATGCCATATACATGGCCATGGCTGCCTTTACGTTCTTCCTTTTCGTTGCAGGGACTTCGATCAACATCCTTACCATTGTTTGCACAATTCAATTCAAGAAACTCAGATCTCACCTTAACTATATTCTTGTGAACCTTGCTGTTGCAAACCTGTGGGTGTCCCTTTTTGGTTCCTCATTAGCATTCGTCTCCTTCTGGAATAAGTACTTTATCTTCGGGTCGTTAGGATGTAAAATTGAGGGCTTCGCTTCAACATTTGGAG GAATGGTGAGTTTGTGGTCTCTTTCTGTGGTGGCGCTTGAAAGGTGGCTGGTCATTTGCAAACCCCTTGGGAACTTTACTTTCAAGACCCATCATGCCATAATTGGCTGCATATTTCCTTGGTTTTTTGCATTGGCTGCTGGACTCCCTCCATTGTTTGGCTGGAGCCG GTACATACCTGAGGGCTTGCAGTGCTCTTGTGGACCTGACTGGTATACGACTAACAACAAATACAACAACGAATCCTATGTCATGTTTTTGTTCTGCTTCTGCTTTGCGGTTCCTTTTGGCACAATCTTGTTCTGTTATGGTCAGCTGCTCATCACACTCAAATTA GCAGCCAAAGCTCAAGCAGATTCGGCTTCAACCCAGAAAGCAGAGAGGGAGGTGACAaagatggtggtggtgatggtgtttGGCTTCTTGTTATGCTGGGGACCATATGCCAGCTTTTCTCTCTGGGTAATTTCCCACCGTGGAGAACAATTTGACCTGAGAATGGCAACCATACCATCCGTCCTTTCTAAATCCTCTACAGTGTACAATCCCGTCATCTATGTCTTGATGAACAAACAG TTCCGTTCCTGTATGATGAAGATGGTCTGTGGCAAGAATATTGAAGAAGATGAGGCTTCTACTTCATCTCAGGTCACCCAGGTCTCCTCTGTCGCACCAGAGAAATAA
- the LOC137058685 gene encoding red-sensitive opsin-1: MAEQWGEAIFAARRKGDETTRESMFTYTNSNNTKDPFEGPNYHIAPRWVYNISTLWMLFVVLASTFTNGLVLVATAKFKKLRHPLNWILVNLAIADLLETLFASTISVTNQFFGYFILGHPMCKFEGFTVATCGIAGLWSLTVISWERWVVVCKPFGNVKFDGKWAGGGIIFCWVWSAVWCAPPLFGWSRYWPHGLKTSCGPDVFSGSEDPGVQSYMIVLMITCCFIPLGVIIFCYIAVFLAIHAVAQQQKDSESTQKAEKEVSRMVVVMIAAYCFCWGPYTVFACFAAANPGYAFHPLAAAMPAYFAKSATIYNPIIYVFMNRQFRVCIMQLFGKKVDDGSEVSTSKTEVSSVAPA; the protein is encoded by the exons ATGGCAGAGCAATGGGGAGAAGCGATATTCGCAGCCAGGCGAAAGGGAGATGAAACGACGAGAGAATCGATGTTCACATATACCAACAGCAATAATACCAAGG ATCCCTTTGAGGGACCCAACTACCACATTGCCCCTCGATGGGTGTATAACATTTCAACACTCTGGATGTTATTCGTGGTCCTCGCCTCGACCTTCACCAATGGCTTGGTGCTAGTGGCCACAGCCAAATTCAAGAAGCTCCGTCACCCTCTCAACTGGATCTTGGTCAACCTTGCCATAGCTGATCTATTAGAAACATTGTTTGCCAGCACCATCAGTGTCACTAACCAGTTTTTTGGCTACTTTATCCTTGGTCACCCCATGTGTAAGTTTGAGGGCTTCACTGTGGCTACATGTG GTATCGCTGGCCTGTGGTCTTTGACTGTCATCTCTTGGGAGAGATGGGTGGTCGTCTGCAAACCATTCGGAAATGTCAAATTTGATGGTAAATGGGCAGGTGGTGGCATCATCTTCTGCTGGGTTTGGTCTGCTGTCTGGTGTGCACCTCCCCTCTTTGGCTGGAGCAG ATATTGGCCTCACGGGCTGAAGACCTCCTGCGGCCCTGATGTCTTCAGTGGAAGCGAGGACCCCGGTGTCCAGTCCTACATGATTGTCCTAATGATCACCTGTTGTTTCATCCCTCTGGGCGTCATCATTTTCTGCTACATTGCTGTGTTCTTAGCCATTCATGCT GTTGCCCAGCAGCAGAAGGATTCTGAGTCCACACAGAAGGCTGAGAAGGAAGTGTCCAGAATGGTGGTTGTCATGATTGCGGCCTACTGTTTTTGTTGGGGTCCTTATACGGTCTTCGCCTGCTTTGCAGCTGCAAACCCAGGCTATGCCTTCCATCCACTGGCGGCAGCCATGCCTGCCTACTTTGCCAAGAGCGCCACCATCTACAACCCCATCATTTATGTCTTCATGAACCGACAA TTCCGCGTATGCATCATGCAGCTCTTTGGAAAGAAGGTGGATGATGGGTCTGAGGTGTCTACATCCAAGACAGAAGTGTCTTCTGTGGCTCCTGCATAA